In the Balaenoptera ricei isolate mBalRic1 chromosome 1, mBalRic1.hap2, whole genome shotgun sequence genome, ATGGGAGTGTGTTCACAGGAAAAGAAACCAGCTTAAGAATGACTTTTGGGTGCTCTGGACAGTCTTGGAATCCACAGAAGTATTTACTTCATGAAGATATCTATACTGATTTTACATCAGAAATGAGAGACATTTCCAGATAAATTGCCTGAGGTTTggcagaaaaaagaaggaaatgtagTCCTTTGAAGTCCTATCCCTGATGGGGACACAGACTACTTTATCCTTGAGAGACGGATGAGCCATGGGTTCAGTAAAGGCTCTGCTAGGCTTCTGACAGATGCCTCTTCATTCTGTCATATTCTCCCCTTCTTCAAGAGGAGGGGACAAACAGTAAATACTAAGAGAAATTACCACAAGATTCTTCTGGAATTCCTGATTTTCATCCTTGAAGGAGTGCTCCATGAAGATTGCAATGGCTTCCCTCTCACAGGCTGCGTGCACCTCCAGAAGCTCCTGGAGCGTGTCCGTGGGGAGCCTCAGTCGCTGGGTCATCTGCTCGCTGTAGTGGTCGGCTGCCTTCTGCACAGCCGCTGAGTTCTCCAGCTGGGCCAGAGTTGTCACTGCGTTCTCCAAACAAGGTACGGCTCCGGTATTGATGGTATCCACGTAGGTCACAACCAGAGTCCTCAGACCTGAATAAGCCAGGACATTTAAGGGATAAATATTAAGTTATCAGTCAGTAGGCACCAGGATTCTGAGGCTACATTTctaaggtcacacacacacacacacaccacttccCCCTTCTACTATCCCTACCTTCATTTTCCTACTGACTCTTCATTTTTATGGTTTTCCAGCCCAGagggcagaaaaaaattaaaaatttacctGTATGTAAAATACTAGGGGATATCTGAAATATTGAAAGCAAGATAGATTACAGAGGTATTGAGATGAGACAGGGTATATCAGATTATATCAGATTATATTTATTCCCAATTCTGAGGCTTTGAATGGAATTTTCAGTGATTTATgggctaatatttatttttggaccACTGTaaactccaaaaatattttttgtattctcTTTGTGAAGAACACTTACTATACAAGACTTCCCCTGAGAAaatggaattttgtttttatacccagatagtgaatttttttcttagtgtagGTATTTTTCAGATAAGTGGAAGCCACAGATTTCAGTGACAAAACTTGCAATTTGGGGGAGAGATTTTTAAATCTCCGAAAGTAagataagtataaaatatacacatttcttCATGGAGTATGAATGTCTGTAAAACCTAAATTCCATACAGAATCAAACAAAACTACTgaaaaacacatatataaaatattcaacgGGCCCATGGAAATGGGAAAAAGAGTCTCACGGTTCCCAGTGACTGTGATTCCCTCTCTGAGGGTCTTGGTTTTTGCATTGGTGAAGATGTAAGAACAGAAATTGTTCGTTTGTTCCAGGAATTTAGGATCCAGTTGGTCTTCAGACACGTTCTCAATATCAGCTAGaagttctttgtcatttgttgGCCGGTCAAAGACAAAACATTTCCGTGTTGGAAAGAAATGCCTGATACACTCTCTGGGTAGATTTGATGTTTGGGCTTTGGGATTCTTGCCTGAGGGACAGAAAAACAGAGATTAGACTGGGAAGAGTCTTGGGACAAGGGAGCTAATGGTTTTTATGACAGGGATTTGTGTATCTTTGCTGTCTTCTATGTTTATAACTCCTTTAACATAGACATTCAGTACTTCTATGCACATCAAACTTATACCAATGATGTAACTCTGGAGAGAAATTTGGGGAGACTTCTGATCCAGTAAAAGAAACCTATGGCTGGTATCCCCAGACCTGCACATGGTAGAGTAGTTGTCTATTAGATGTTTACTGAACTAATGGCTAAAAGAATGAAAGGTCAAGTGTAACTTTTTGCTCCACTTAATCTCATGTAGGAATTGAGCTGTGGGACTAAAAAGAAGAGCCACAAAAAAGGGATAGTGAACAATATCAGGAATATTAGGAATGACACCAGATTATTTAGGGAAAATGATTTTGATGCTAAAAAATAATTGGTACAGAGTTAGCTAATTTTTAGGTAAAAATACTGAAGGGTAAATGTACCTAAAACGTAATTTTAAGATGTCACCACTAATCAATAACTTCTTTGACATAAAGGATTATATTTGATCTGACAGTTGTCTTCTCCCGCCTAGCCaatttctcaacaaatattttgagaaagcataaatagaaaaatgaaaacaaaaaggaatatatCAGAATTGATATATCTTTCAAGATTTCATCAGATATACCCACTGTAAATGTAacccattaaaataatttattaatttgtaatTCAAGCATGGGTAAATATATGGGAATTAGGAGAAAGCTGTGACATGGAATGTAAAATGAATGTTCTAAAAATTATTGGAAATATTGAAAAGGCATAGATTGAAAAGACACACACTTCTTCAGGATTACTTAGAACATAAAGTCATTTTGTACATGATATACTATACAGGATTAGAAAGTTCCCtctttgagaaaaataataccTAACTATGTGAAACGCACTTTTTTTTCATTAGattgacttttcattttaatttcatgtcTAACAAGTATCTTGTCAGTTGTTTTCCTCAACAACAAAAGCAGAAGCCAAAATAGGGAACTCAAGTGTCTGGTCTTTAGAAGATTTAGCACCCATTGTAATCTGAATGCTAAGTTATAAATGGTATGAAAAACAAATTGGTTTTGAATAATTTCACTTTACcttacattttacttttcttaagAGAACTTAGACTCCAGTCGCTAGAGCTTTGCAATCCGCTTTCCAGCCACAATTTCTACAGACTTTGATCTAGTCTCAAATACAAATGCAGCCCCAGAGATGGTGGACGGTGTGTAGTAGATCCCACCCTCTATTGGACCATCCACTGTCCAGGCCATGCTCTGATACCTGGAATCAGCTTCAAGGCATTCTCCAGGTACTCATCTTCTGTGATAGGGTGACCGTTTAACATCAGCTCCAGGGTGAAATCCCGTACAGTCCAGATAAAGTCTGGAAAGAAACTCACAAACTCTGTGGAATCTTCTACTTCATCAGGTCTTGAAGAGGACTTGGCCCTGATGAGTTCTGTGAGCTCTGTCACATAACTAGGAACTTGGTTAAGCAAAAGAAAACCCCTACACACAATTCCCACATTTCCCtaattaaaaagtattataatCACTCTCTTTTGCCTTGAGTCCCCTCCACTCCACTAAAGGCAACTAAATAACAGGGAAGGAGAAACTGACTCTATCTCCATTCCCAAAAACTCAGTGAAACTTGGTGGCTCAGTTCTTGGAAGGATACTGCAGTTGCTCCAAGGCTTGGTGGTTGATGGTGCTCATGCTGTTGTAAACAAAGCTGCTACATAGAAGCACAGCCAGGGCAAAGATCCACGAGTCATTCTTAGGGTCACCCTAGAAAGCACATTTGAACACGAGATTTAGGAGTTTACTCCTAAATTAGAAATTCATTCATACACTTATTCtatcatattttcatttattatttcagctGACATACTCACCATGCAAAGAAATTGTTTGAAGTGAAACATAAATACAGATAACAGCTTTGACAATTACAAAGACATTtttatgtttccaattttttcatatataaaattgttcttattttcctagtgctttttttcccctcaattggATGAAGTAAAATAACATATACATAAAATCTAGTACAGTACTTGGTGTGTAATTATGTATTCAATGATGAGTGTTAGCacttattcattctacaaatatttattaatcatagCCCATATAAAATATACCACAGTTGGCATAACTGGGTATTTAAATTATATCCAATCAATAAATATCTGCAGGAAGTTACTGAATGCTCCCCACTGTTTCTTAGATTTCAAAAAGCCATGTTAAAAATGACAATTATTCCTTTCAAGATGCCTATTTCAAAGCAGTGACAAACATCCATAACAATAAATGCAACAAAGATGACAGTACCTATAAAAAGCTTATATCTTAGTAATGTATATAAGCAGTTGAACTTATAGctataatattaaattaaaatttatgtttgTCAAGGAAGAATAGAGCTATGAAAGTTGGAGAAAGAATCTATGATATGAAAGCTTCCTCAAAGTCTTGAACTGAGTATTAAAGAATTGGTGGAATGTGGAATTGAAGAAATGAAGGTGGTCCCATAGATAAAAACACTCACAGAAGCAAAATTAGACATGGGAGAATACAGGGGTCTTATAATGAAAACAGAGTTATTTCATTTGACTGGAGCAGAGGGTGAGTAGAGAAGTACATTTGAGCTCTAGTGCAGCCTGATGAAGGGCCTTAAAGGCCAGGCTAATGTGTTTGTATAAATCATAGCACTGTCTAAGTAATAGCATAAATCCAGAGATCATTTCTACTATAACAGTTGTGAAGCTATTCCCTAGAACAAATGCAAAAACTGTGATTCATGTCAAGAAGAGTCTATATGggagtttgggggggggggggaatagtCTATTCATCACTTTATTTCCCcaaaacccaattttttaaaataatcaattagGATAAGAAGAAGTGGTATTTATGACAAACAATAAATTATCAACAACAAGACTATATCATTGCTtgatatatgattttaaaataaatacagaatttcTAATTCTCCtttgggaagaaatagaaagctaTAGAAATTTAGATACTATATCCAAATAAGTCTCAAagtaagtggaaaaaaataatttatttcatccaTTAGTAGAAAGCTAAAATACCAAAAATccatcttaaaatatttcttgtagGACAAACACATGCCTTTATAGAAACAGCACATTCAGAGGTATCTTACAGCATTCTACAATGCTCTGTGAGCAGTTGATGAACTTcatcatagaaaatataaacccaTCTCTTAACTCCAACCCTCAAATACATTCTCCATCTGGTAGCTAAGAAGGTGAATCAGAAAACTTTCTCACTCCCAGGTTGATGTTTCTCCACTTTCTTACCAAGGCATCCTTACACTTAACTGTAAATTATGGAAACTGTGAGGTGCTGCCTGGATCACCTTTCAAGACTGAAGGACTTAGTCCCCCAGCTGTTGGGAGTGCTGGTGAAAGACAGTCCTCAGGTGCCAGGCCTCTTAATTAGAAAGGCTTCCAGAGCAGGCTTTCAATAATTTATCAGCACCCTTGTCCCAACTCAGGATAACTCAAAAGGACCATTCAACCTAGAGCTCACATGGAATTGACAGAAGTTGGAGATTGCAACACAGCACTTCTTCCTCTCTCCAACCTGCTTTTTTACCAATCATACTTTATTAAACCTGACTGCATATGTGTGGTCTTGTCAACTGGACTAAAGATTCTTTGAGGACAGGACCTTTATTTTGGTCACTGATATCTACAGTACTAAGTCCAAAGGTCTAGAATTCAGttgttcaacaattatttattaaatgcaaTCAAGTCATCCACACAGTGccaagaaataaaagattttatctaACATACCATGATACCTTACCTAGAAGTGAGATTCAAACAAACCATAGTCTGCCTCATTTACTATAGGTGATTTCTAGACTTTACAAATAGACTACAGCAGTTAAATGTCTATGATCGTCAAGCAATAAGGAGAAAATCCAGAATAAAAAGGATTTATCTGTGATTTTCTGCCTTACCTTTTCCACATCGCCCAGGCCCTCTGTGTCCAGAAGGACCAGGGTATGGTCTGACTTGGAAGGGTGAGGCACACACCACATCCAGATGCCCTTTGTTTCAGACTGCACTGTAGAGCCCAGAGGGAAACCTgcaaggggaggggaaaaagCAACATTCAGTTACAGCAGATAATCTAAGCAGCCCAGGGGCTACAAAGTCAGACTTACTGGAGTGTAAGTACCCCAGCATACAACATGGTGCTTTCTCTATTTCCTCAAGAATGTCCTACTTTGTCTGTCACCTATTTCAAGGAGGAGGGGATATTAATTGTGAGAATGATGCCAAGCAAGGGatgaaaaaggagacaaagaGGTATCCATGAATCAGACAAAACAGAGGTCTCAGATAACCATAAGAAGAGTATTTTGAAAGAATGGTGAGGTTCAGAGGCAAAGAGAAGTGGATAGCAGTAAGATATGGGCAggtaaaaaagtggaaaaaagaaattgagattaTATTTTTTGCcagacaaaataa is a window encoding:
- the LOC132367468 gene encoding guanylate-binding protein 6-like, which gives rise to MASGPNMMDPICLVENDNELLSVNQKALQILEKISQPLVVVAIVGLYRTGKSYLMNRLTGQNHGFPLGSTVQSETKGIWMWCVPHPSKSDHTLVLLDTEGLGDVEKGDPKNDSWIFALAVLLCSSFVYNSMSTINHQALEQLHYVTELTELIRAKSSSRPDEVEDSTEFVSFFPDFIWTVRDFTLELMLNGHPITEDEYLENALKLIPGKNPKAQTSNLPRECIRHFFPTRKCFVFDRPTNDKELLADIENVSEDQLDPKFLEQTNNFCSYIFTNAKTKTLREGITVTGNRLRTLVVTYVDTINTGAVPCLENAVTTLAQLENSAAVQKAADHYSEQMTQRLRLPTDTLQELLEVHAACEREAIAIFMEHSFKDENQEFQKNLVEIIKDKKEGFLLQNEQASVKYCQDKLHELSKALMESISAGTFSVPGGHELYRKAKEMLKRDYCQVPRKGVKANEVLQSFLLSQVAIEKSILQADKALTDGEKAVVEERARRETAEREQELLKQTLQEQKQQMEAQQRSLQENIAQLTEKLARERENLLREQNMMLEHKLKVQEALLKEGFRKKSEEVNAEINHLKNMIDNTKDDDTPWLALALDKFGREISSLLCTPGKLLGHIVSGVSSLFKKK